One region of Wyeomyia smithii strain HCP4-BCI-WySm-NY-G18 chromosome 3, ASM2978416v1, whole genome shotgun sequence genomic DNA includes:
- the LOC129730953 gene encoding uncharacterized protein LOC129730953, translating to MSGEWDINDAHIPYVQDISYDKFYEWADGHCRYIYSSTDDQARKHISGWAMRNTNNHNVSILKKSCLGVLICSVRCRLPNGSQIHLRPAICDKARRKQQGRACPNRNCKNGRLEVLPCRGHCGYPVTHYWRHTDRAIFFQAKGTHDHPKPESKTSGDTRKLSSVCTKTKTKKLSVLLLRDAALGNKLLQLKNGSKTVTSPSTEILQPPPLIPDSSVDKSKCRSCLKMQCACRSTNASCEIAKSSSTVSSIHAYTDSSFSGNQVSPWPCHISNSHYYDGLSGTNPQNFPNCSGGSIDSFQPDEIFQLDQPLRNSSQQTTTIIPPATTLLDLGSGAIYKKCNQITPEYIIGSAANTFNENYLNHAVPCTMSPGFDEYSTKSLQMPCAPDLTRIIKKEDSIKSFDYNFAQRTRYDCDSNQTSCKKVGKAINMYSNNNNSACNQYVRNPQIPFNQSDETSYSFPTESGTYQHGYNLNYGGPSAANANVGNSFSDDCYRYSNNGYPKTTLVNSSHVTQIQQMGPEVSIASYDYY from the exons ATGTCAGGCGAATGGGATATAAATGACGCCCACATACCATACGTCCAGGATATCAGCTACGATAAGTTCTACGAATGGGCCGACGGTCACTGTCGCTACATCTACTCTTCCACAGATGATCAAGCTCGAAAGCATATATCCGGCTGGGCGATGCGAAACACAAACAATCACAATGTAAGCATCCTGAAAAAGAGTTGCCTCGGTGTGCTGATATGCTCGGTACGCTGCCGGCTTCCAAACGGGAGCCAGATACACCTGCGGCCCGCTATATGTGATAAAGCCCGCAGAAAGCAGCAAGGAAGAGCGTGCCCTAATCGGAACTGCAAAAACGGTCGCCTTGAGGTACTACCCTGTCGAGGCCATTGTGGATACCCTGTCACTCACTACTGGCGGCACACAGATCGAGCAATTTTCTTCCAAGCTAAAGGCACCCATGATCACCCGAAACCGGAGTCAAAAACTTCCGGGGATACAAGAAAACTGTCGAGCGTTTGTAcgaaaacaaaaactaaaaagCTATCTGTATTACTGCTGAGAGATGCTGCTTTGGGAAACAAG CTTTTGCAATTGAAGAATGGTAGCAAAACGGTAACAAGCCCTTCAACAGAAATTTTACAACCACCTCCGCTTATACCAGACTCCAGCGTTG ACAAATCTAAATGCCGATCCTGCCTAAAAATGCAATGTGCTTGCAGGAGTACCAACGCTAGTTGCGAAATCGCTAAAAGTTCCAGTACAGTTAGTTCCATTCATGCTTACACTGACAGTAGTTTCAGTGGTAATCAAGTTTCACCCTGGCCATGTCATATATCAAACAGCCACTACTACGACGGTTTGAGTGGTACTAATCCTCAGAATTTCCCCAATTGTTCCGGAGGCTCAATCGATAGTTTTCAGCCAGACGAAATCTTTCAGTTGGATCAACCGTTGCGAAATAGTTCACAGCAAACCACTACCATCATTCCACCGGCAACAACATTGCTGGATCTCGGAAGTGGCGCAATATACAAAAAATGCAATCAAATCACTCCGGAGTACATTATTGGTAGTGCAGCGAACACATTCAATGAAAATTACCTGAATCATGCAGTCCCTTGTACAATGTCTCCAGGTTTTGATGAATATTCTACCAAAAGTTTACAAATGCCCTGCGCACCGGATTTAACACGTATCATTAAAAAAGAAGACAGCATCAAATCTTTCGATTACAATTTTGCTCAACGGACACGATACGACTGTGATAGCAATCAAACAAGTTGCAAGAAAGTTGGCAAAGCCATTAATATGTATTCCAATAACAACAATAGTGCTTGTAATCAATACGTAAGGAATCCGCAAATCCCGTTTAACCAGAGTGACGAAACCAGCTACAGCTTCCCGACTGAGTCAGGTACTTATCAGCATGGCTACAATTTAAATTACGGAGGGCCCAGTGCGGCCAATGCGAACGTGGGAAACAGCTTTTCCGATGACTGCTACCGATATTCCAACAACGGGTATCCTAAAACTACTCTTGTAAATTCCAGCCATGTAACACAAATTCAGCAAATGGGTCCTGAAGTTTCTATTGCTTCATACGATTACTACTGA
- the LOC129730954 gene encoding lanC-like protein 3 homolog translates to MSGHGPSRFFQNTFQDYAGGQVVRNDDHIHGLIQSYVNLIVDNTRPGRNSDHRGDLYVGDAGIAYMFLRLYEMGLFGAEALQYAKQYVANAKEKAIRYAARPEERCSFLCGNAGIYAVSAVVCHKMGQRQEMDEDLRNFASGITVCKKIDFNKNGSDELLFGRAGYLSGIYWLHQNIDKRLFSHETMNVISGIIIDSGKRYSAAKRSPFPLMYHCWGDEYLGAAHGVSSIMHMLLESPLQGNPNSNEMAAVRATINSLLSLQDAEGNFPVTLQDYIQRTRDETLVHWCHGAPGIVYLMAKAYIIFKDQKYLQSCVRCADLVWRKGLLRKGPGICHGVAGNGYVFLLLYRLTADPKYLYRAIKFMEFLTHEEFIRYARNPDRPFSLYEGYAGTVCFLLDLLRPERASFPFMDVFDTKC, encoded by the coding sequence ATGTCTGGCCATGGTCCTAGTCGTTTTTTCCAAAATACGTTCCAGGACTACGCTGGTGGCCAGGTAGTTAGAAACGATGATCACATTCACGGATTGATCCAATCGTACGTGAATCTCATCGTGGACAACACTCGTCCAGGCAGAAACAGTGACCATCGCGGTGATCTCTACGTGGGCGATGCTGGCATCGCCTATATGTTTTTGAGATTATATGAAATGGGACTTTTTGGAGCTGAAGCCTTGCAGTACGCTAAGCAGTATGTGGCCAACGCTAAAGAAAAAGCAATACGTTATGCTGCTCGACCGGAGGAGCGCTGTTCTTTTCTTTGTGGCAATGCTGGTATATATGCGGTTTCGGCAGTGGTCTGTCATAAGATGGGACAACGGCAAGAGATGGACGAAGATCTGAGAAATTTCGCATCAGGAATTACGGTatgtaaaaaaatcgatttcaataaaaatggaaGCGATGAACTGCTTTTCGGAAGAGCCGGATATTTAAGCGGGATATACTGGCTGCATCAGAATATCGATAAAAGGCTTTTTTCGCATGAAACAATGAATGTTATTTCCGGGATTATAATCGATAGTGGAAAACGGTATTCTGCTGCTAAAAGAAGTCCCTTTCCTTTGATGTATCACTGCTGGGGAGATGAATATTTGGGAGCTGCTCACGGTGTATCTTCGATAATGCACATGTTACTGGAGTCACCGCTCCAGGGAAATCCGAATAGTAATGAAATGGCGGCAGTACGAGCAACAATAAACAGCCTTCTATCTCTTCAGGATGCGGAAGGAAATTTTCCTGTAACTTTGCAAGACTATATACAACGAACGAGAGATGAAACTTTAGTGCATTGGTGTCATGGTGCACCCGGAATCGTATATCTGATGGCAAAAGCGTATATTATATTTAAGGACCAAAAATATCTGCAATCATGTGTTCGTTGTGCCGACCTAGTTTGGCGCAAAGGATTGCTGCGCAAAGGTCCTGGCATTTGCCATGGCGTTGCCGGCAATGGCTACGTCTTCCTACTTCTCTACAGACTGACAGCGGACCCGAAATACCTCTATCGAGCGATTAAATTTATGGAGTTTCTAACGCACGAAGAGTTCATCCGATACGCACGCAACCCGGATCGTCCGTTTAGCTTATACGAAGGCTACGCGGGTACTGTATGTTTCTTATTAGATTTATTGCGACCGGAGCGTGCCAGCTTTCCATTTATGGACGTGTTTGATACCAAGTGTTAG